TCGCCGGCTTCGCCACCAGCATCCCCAGCCTGCTCGTCGCCCTGATTCTGCTCACCCTGCTGCCGATCCAGCCGCTGGACTGGATCGCCGTCGCCGCCTTCGCCGCCACCGCCTGGATCGCCGCCGGCGATGGATCCATAAGCCCCTCTTCATCACGCTGACCGGGAGAATGCCCATGTCGCTCATCGCATATGAGCCCGCCCGTCATGTCGTCATCGGCCTGACCATCACCGCGGCACTGGCTGCGGCCGCCTTGCTGATCACCCCCACCCCCGCTGCCGCCCAGGCCTGCCCGGGCAATGGTGCCGACATCCGGGTGGTGAGCGTATCGGGCAACATCGACCCGGCCCTTGTCGGCCGGCTCGGCAAGGAAGTGTCCCTGAAAGAGGTCTGTATCGACGGGGCCAATTACCCGCGCCGCTCTGTTCGGGTCGAACGGGTGCAGACGGGCGTCATCTCGACCGTCTGCGGCGCAACGCTCGCGCAGAACGGCGCATCACGAACGGGTTCCAACCTCGGCAACGGCTGCTGAACCTCGGAAAGGGCAGGATCGATGACACGCACCCGACGCCCTGTTCTGGCCCTGGCCGGCAGCGCCCTGCTCCTCACCGGCTGCGTCAACGGCGGTATCAATGTTCCCGGCCTGTCGGACGACAGCATCTCCGGCATGAAGGCACCTTTGATTGCGACCGCGCAATTCGATGCCTCGCTGCCCAGCAGTGCCGGCGATCCGCGGCCGCCGCGCACCCTCTACTTCTCCGGGGCGGCGGATGACGTCGGCACCAACTACTGGCGCCAGGAACAGGACAAGGTGCCGATCCCGGAAGCCTCGCGCGTCATTCCGGATGCGAAGATCCAGGCATATCTTCGCAGCATTCTGTTGCGGCTTCTGGCCGTCGCCCCGCCGGGCGCACCCGATGTGCAGGTCCACCTTCTGGCCAGTTCAGGCTATCAGGCCATGGCACGGCCCGATGGCGACATCTATGTCAGCATCAACGTGCTGGCCCAGGCGGAGTCGGAAGACGAAGTGGCCATGATGCTCGGCCATGAACTGGGCCATCTGCTGCTCCGGCATCACGACAAGGACAAGCTGTTCAAGGAACAGCGTGACGCCACCACCATGGCGGCCGGGGCCTTCGTTCTCAGCACCGTGTTCAAAAGCCAGGTGGAGGCCGGAAGTGGTGGCCTCACCGGCAGCCAGAAGGCAGGGTTGCAACGCGACGCCAACACGGTGATGGCGACCAAATGGGCGCTCGATTTCATCGGCAATGATGTCGTCGGTGCCGCCTGGAACCGCCAGCAGGAAAACGATGCCGACCTGCTCGGCATCGATCTCATCTCCCGCGCCGGCTATGCCCCGCTCGTCGCGCAATACGGGTTGGAGAAGATCGCTGCGGGCGAGAAGGCGCGCGGCACCATGACCGAACGGCTGCAGAAACTCGCGGACGAACGCACGAAGCGGGTCGAGGCAGAGATGCAGGCCGCCTGGTCGTCCGGCAATATGACCGTCATCCCGGTGATCGGTGCCACGCTGGATGCCGGCACGGATGTCGGGCGGGAAATCGTCGACGCCGTCTCCGGCCGCTATGCCTCCGGTGAGGAACGCCTGCAACGCAGCTGGGACTATAACGACAAATTCTATACCGACGCGCCGGACACGCCGCATCCGGGCTATGACGAGATCAAGACGTCGCTCGGCATCAAGGACATGAACAACGCCTATGCCGGGGTCATCGAGGCGCTGTTCGCGCTGCCCGAAGGCAGATATGACGACGCCGAAGCCAGGCTGAAAGCGGGCTACGGCATTGACCGGATCGGCGATCATCCCCTGCCGCGAATGGTAGAGGCGTTGATCCATCAGGGCCGGGGCCGGGATGCCGCCGCCCTTCAGGCGCTTCAGCAGATCGATCCCAACCTGCCGATGCCGATCGAAGGCTATACCATGAAGGCGACGCTCGAAGCGTCGAAACCCGCCGGCATGAACAGATGGCAGGCGATCACCGCAGCCCCGTCCAAGGGTAAGGCGAAGTCGAAACCGCAGCCTGCCGGCAATCCGCTCGTCACGCTGGAAACCGCCCAGGCGATCTATGGTCTTGAAGCGGTCCAGCCGACCAGGATCGCCGTCCTCGCCCGGATGGGAGACAAGGCCCAGGCGCGCGCCGCCTATGACGCCTGTCAGAACCTGTCGGAGATCACCCGGAAGCAGTGCAGCACCACGGCCGTCGCCGTCCAGGTCGCCGAGGCGGAACAGCCGGTCATCCCTCTTCCCGACGCAGCAGCGGCCCCTGCGGAGACCAAAGGCCCAAGCCTGCGCAGCCTGCTGGGCTTCGGTGGCTGAATGACGCCCGGACGGATCCGTGCATCGGGGGCGCGGCGGTCGGCCATCGCCGCACTGCTCCTGGCCGCAGGCCTCGCGGCCACCGCCCGGGCGGAAGATGCCGCCTACATCACCATCGCAACCGCGGCGCCGGACGGCGCCTATCACCGCCTGGGGCTCGACACCTGCCGCATGATCAATCGCCGCTGCGCCGGTCGCGGATTGCGCTGCGTGGTGGAGCCGACCAATGGGACCGGCGACAATCTGCTGCACATCGCGGCCGGTCATGTCGATCTCGCCTTCGCCCAGCTGGATGGCGTGGTGCGCGACCAACCGGATGCCATCCTGGTGTCGGAACGCGGCCGGTGCACCACCCATACCGGCGGCAACGCGCCCGAGGACGACCGCGTCCTGACCGGCACCGAGGAAGCGCTTTTCATCCTTCGACGGGTCGAGGCGGGAGACCAGGCCTCTCCGCCCGACCTCGCCACCCTGCTTCAGATGCCCGGCACGCTGGTCAGCCTCGGCCCTGCCGGCTCTGGCACCCGCAATCTGGCCGAGGCGTTGCTGGCCTATCTCGGGATCGGCCTGCCGGCCGGTCGCGAGGTGGCACTGCCGGCCGATCTCCAGATCCCGGCGCTCTGCCGCCAGGATGTCGACATCGTTTTCCGGATGCTCGCCCCGGCACGCGCCGCCCTCCTGCTCAACGCGCCGCGGGGCGGCTGCCAGCTGCAACTGATCCCCGTCCCCGCCGACGATCCGCCGGACGCACCACCACTGACGCGTGCGGTCGGGGTGGAGCGGCGGGTGATCACGCTCTCCGATCTGCCCGAGGGCGATATGACGGTCATGACCGTCACCGCACCGATGGTGGTACTGGCCTCGCCCGGTCTCTGCGCGGCAGGCGGGGGGCAGCTTCCGCCGCTGCTCCGCGAGGCAGTGTCGGCAACCATGGGGGCCGGTCCTTCGCCCGAAACCGCGCGACCCGCCGCAACGCCGGCCGGCTATGCGGCAGGGCCATAATTTCACAGTTTTTATACGGTATATAATTCTATTATTGACTCATTTTATGGACTAAACATACTTGATCCATGGCCGCCGGACACGGTGCCATCGCGGAGTTTGAAGAGCAGCTTGCGCCGCGTCACCAACCGCTAAAGCGCCACGATCGCCGGTCGTGGCCTCGCATCCTCGTATCCCGTCGGAGAGAGCCCCCATGATCCAGCGATCGCACACCGCGCTCCGGTGTCTCCTGTCGATCTCCTGCCGGTTGCAACCCCGCACCGGCCACTGTCCCTGCGGGCCGCGTGCCTTCGGGTGATGCGGCCCGACCTTTTCCCGGACAGCACAGATCGTTTCAGACCTGAATGGAGGGCCATCCGCCATGTCTGCCATCCTGCCGATCGAGGTTGCCGGCGAGGCGACCGGTTTCGTCACGCCGGAGCCGCGCGGCTTCCGTTTCCACGCCGCCTCGGGCCGCTATCGTCTGCTCGACGGCTCGCGTTTCCCGTCTCCTGAAACCGCCCGTGCCGCGGCCCAAAGGCTGCGCGCGGCCCAGGACGACCGGCGTCAGCGGTCGTGACGTCGCCCGCCGCCGGCCCCACGGCCGGGGGAGGCCGGATCGGCGGTAGAGGCGACAGGCGGCGGCTGCGGAAACCCGGCAGCCGCCGCCGTTTTCGTTCAGGCAGGTCAGCCTGCGGCGGGCAGCCGGTTTTCGACCAGGCGCACCAGAGCCGTCGCAACCATTGGAATCAGTCGATCATCGAAATCATAGTTTGGGTTGTGGACCATGCAGCCCCCCTCCCCGCCCTGGCCGAAGAGCAGATAGGCACCGGGCCGCTTTTGCAGCATGAAGGCGAAATCCTCGGCCGCCATCAGCGGCGGGAAATCGGGGCGGAAATTCCCGCCATAGAGATCCGCCAGCACTGCGGCGGCGCGCGCCGTTTCGGCCGGGTCGTTGACCAGCACCGGATAGCCGCGGCGATAGTCGACCGTCGCAGTCACCCCGCGCGCCGCCGCCACACCGGCCACGGTACGGCCAAGCCCGGCCTCGACGATCGCACGGGCCTCTTCGTCCAGCGCCCGCACCGTGCCGCCCAGCCAGCCCTGATCGGCCACCACGTTATGGGTGGTGCCGACATGGATCTGGGTGACCGACAGCACGGCGGCACTGTTCGCATTCACCTCGCGTGACACCAGGCCCTGCAGGCTGCAGGTCGCCTCGGCAAGCGCCAGGGCCGGATCGCGGGTGGTGTGGGGCATGCCGGCATGGCCGCCCCGGCCGGTCATCACCACCTTGAATTCATCGAACGACGCCATCGCCGGCCCCGGCCGGACGCTGGCGGTGCCGAGCGGCAGCAGCGGCATGTTGTGGAAGCCGAACACGGCCTCGCAGGGGAAGCGGTCGAACAACCCCTCTTCCACCATCCTGGCGCCGCCGCCCAGCCCCTCTTCGGCCGGCTGAAAGATGACGGTCAGCGTGCCCCGAAAGCTGCGGCTCCGGGCCAGATGCCGGGCCGCCGCCAGCAGACAGGTGGTGTGGCCGTCATGGCCACAGCCATGGAACAGCCCGGGATGGCGCGATGCCCAGGGCCGTTCGTCCGGGCCCGGCCCCTCGTCCATCGGCAGGGCGTCCATATCGGCGCGCAGCCCGATCGACCCGCCCGCACCGGTGCTGATCCGGCCGACCACGCCGGTGCCGGCGATACCTGTGGTAACCTCGAACCCGGCTTCGGCCAGACGGTCGGCCACGAAGGCCGCCGTGCGGTGTTCCTGAAAGCCGATTTCGGGATGTGCGTGCAGATCGCGCCGCCATGCGGTATGCGTCTCGTTCAGATCGGCCAGGTCGCGGATGATCTGCATGGCCAAGGGAATGTCCTCCGTTGCGGGCTCCGTTGCGGGCTTCATTGCGGGCATGGCATATCGTCAATATAGTTTACTATCTTCCGGCAAGGGACAAGACGGGAAAGATGGCAAGCGGACGGGATGGTGATCGTGAAGAGCGTGTGGTGCTGCGCGGCGACGAGTTGGAGAGGTTCCGGCAGGTGAATCTGGGCCGGCTGCTCGACGAGGTGCATATGGGCTTCGATCGCCGCGCGCTACGGTATCTGCGCGAGAGCGGCTATCCGATGCTGAATGCCGCCCATACCCATGTCCTGCGCACCATGCGCTTCGAAGGATCGACCATCACCGACATGGCGGCACGCGCCGGCATTTCGAAACAGGCGATGAGCAAGCTGGTCGCCGCTTTCGAGGAACAGGGCTTCGTGGCCCTTGCCCCCGACCCTGCCGATGCCCGCAGCCGCATCGTCACCGTCACCGAAGACGGCCGTCGGCTGCTGTCGCTGGGCATCCAGGCACTGAAGCGCGCCGAGGCCGATATCGCCCGGGTGATCGGGGGCGACCGCCTGGATCAGCTGATCGAGCTTCTGGCCGCCGCCCGCGAGGCGGGCTCCCCCGACGACGAGGCACCGGCATCGGCATATCGGCGCCGACGGAGCTGACGACGCCCGTCTCCCGATGCTATCGGGGCATCGTCACAAGATAGTCAATATTGTTGACTTCCTTCCCGACGCCCCGCAGACTGGATCTTACGAGCCGGAGGGAACCGGCCGCTCTCCTCGACAGGGAAGATCCATCATGCGCCGATATGCATTTGCACCGCGCAGGGCGACGCGCGCCCTGATTTCGGGCGCGGCCCTGGCCGTGCTGTCCCTCGGCCTGCCCGCCGCGGGCCCCGCCACCGCCGCCACCTTTACCTACGGATCGGGCGTGCCGGAACGGTCCAGCGCCAATCAGCAGGGTGTCCTGCCGATCCTGGCCGACATCACCCGGGCGACCGATGGCCGGGTGGCGTTCACGCCGATCCTGGGCGGACAGCTGGTCTCGATCGCCAACGGCTTCGACGGCATCCGTGACGGTGTGGTCGATGCCGGCTTCTTCATCGGCCAGCTGACCGGCAGCCAGCTGCCCTATTCCTCGCTGATCGCCGAGATGACCGGGCTTGGCGGCGACCCCTATGCCACCATGGGGGCGATCAACGAGATCTTCTTCGTCGGCTGCCAGAACTGCCGCGACGAGGTGAAGATGGCCGGGATCGTACCGATCCTGATGCAGTCCGCTTCGCCGCTCGCCATGATGTGCACGAAGCCGGCGGCTACCGCCGCCGATCTCGCCGGCCGCCGGGTCAGCGTGGTCGGCTCTCCTGAAGCGCGCTGGGCAACGGCGCTCGGCATGACGCCGGTGCGCAGCACCATCACCGACATCCTGCCGGCGCTCCAGCTGGGGCAGAGCGACTGCACGCTTCTGGGGATGGCCTGGATCCGCAGCTATGGCCTTCAGGACACGGTGACATCGGTGATCGAGATGCCCCAGGGCATCATCGCCGGCGCGGTGCCGATCGCCTTCAATCGCAAATCCTGGGAGAAGATCTCGAAAGAGGACCGGGCGGCGATCGTGAAGCTGATGCCGGCCGCGGTCTGGAATTATGTCACCGATGCCTACATCACCCAGGATGCCCAGGTGAAGGCATCGCTTGCCGACAAGGTGACCTTCAGCCCCGGCGATGCCGATATGAAGAGCCGCTGGACCGGCTTTCAGGACGGCGAAGTCGCCGCCCTGAAGGCGCTGGCCCGCGATCGCGGCCTCGCCGACGGCGACGCGGTGGTCGACCGGATGGTTGCCACCTTCCGCATCTGGCACGAGCGGCTGCTGCCGCAGTTCCAGGGTGATCGCGCGAAATTCGAGCAGATCCTGAACGAGCGCGTCTTCTCCAAATACCCCTTCTGATCACCACCCCCTTGGCGGTGCACCAGGTCCGGGCCGTCCTCCCCTCCTGACGGCCCGGGCCCGCCCGCCGGCGTCCGGATCCTGCCCCCGGTGGTGCTGCCGGATCCTCCTCCCCCCGTGCGACATGACCTTCTGGCCCGGGTCTCCGGCATCCCCCTGCCGGCGGCGCACGGCCGGTCGTGCCCTGATGTGCGGTATCCGGACGCCTCTTCTTTTTCACGCACAATCCCCTGCCTGGAGTCGCCTGCGATGAAAGCCGTGTATTTTGAGGCCCATGGCCCCCTGGATGCCCTTACCTATGGCGAGATCGCCGATCCGGCGGTCCCCGCCGGCTGGGTGAAGGTGAAGGTCGGCGCCTGCGCACTCAACTATCTGGATGTCTTCTCCCGCCGCGGCATGCCGGGGATCAAGGTGGAGCTGCCGGGCATCACCGGCGGCGACTGCGCCGGCATGGTGGCGGAGACGGGTGACGGCGTCACCGGCTGGGCGCCGGGCGACCGGGTGCTGATCAACCCGGCTTTCGTCGACGACCAGAGCGGCCATTTCGAGATGATGGGCGAAACCCGGCGCGGGGCGATGGCCGAATATTGCATCTGCCGCGCCGATCAGCTGATCCCCGTGCCGGACCATGTCTCCGACGAGGCCGCCGCCGCGCTGCCGGTCGCCTATGGCACCGCCTATCGCATGCTGTTCACCCGCGGCGGGCTGAAGGCGGGGGAAACCATCCTGATCCTCGGCGCCTCGGGCGGTGTCGGCACCGCCTGCCTGCTGCTGGCGAAGATGGCCGGCGCCCATGTCGTCGCGGCCGCCGGCTCGCCCGACAAATGCCGGCGGCTGACCGAGCTTGGCGCCGACGAGACCATCGACTATTCGGCCGAGGCGATCGACGCCTATACCCGCAAGCGCACCGGCTCTCTGTTCCGGGGCGGCGGGTGGGATGTCGTGGTCAATTTCACCGGCGGCGACAGCTGGGTGCCGTCGCTCAGGGCGGTGAAGCGCGGCGGCCGGCTGCTGACCTGCGGCGCCACGGCCGGCTTCGACCCCAAAACCGATATCCGCTTCATTTTCATGGCCGAGATGTCGATCCTGGGATCGACCGGTTTCACCAAGGAAGATATCGCCGCCTGTCTGGATCTGGTGGCGGCAGGCCGTCTCGATCCGGTGATCGACAAGGTGCTGCCGCTGTCGGAAGGCCGCGAGGGCGTGCGCCTGCTGGAAGACCGCGAGGTCTTCGGCAAGGTGATCATCAAGCCGGGGCTGGATGCATGACCGCCGATGCCCATGCCGGGCGGCCGCGCCATCTGCCGCCCTTCCGGACCCTCGCCGATGTCGAGGCGCTGGAACGCGACCCGATCGACGATCATCTGACCGGCCGCACCATGACCGCGGTGCTGGCCCATGCCGCCCGCACCCATGGCGGGCGGATCGCCGCCTCTTATCTGGCCGATCCTGCCGATCCGGACGGGGTGGCGGAAGAGATCGGCTTCGCCGCCTTCTTCGCCCGTGCGATGCAGGCAGCGGCCGTGTTCCGCAGCCTGGGCCTGACGCGCCGCGATGTCGTCGCCTGCCTGCTGCCGGCCCTGCCGCAGACGGTGGAGATCGGCTGGGGCGCCGCCCATGCCGGCATCACCATGCCGGTGAACCCTTTCCTGGAGCCGGCGATCATCGGCGCGATGCTGGGCCGGGCGGGGGCCTGCATCCTGTGCATCGAGGGCCCCTCGGGCCGCGATGGCACCTGGGAGAAGCTGCCGGCGATTCTGGCCGCGGCACCGGGCATCCGCCATGTGCTGGTGGTGGGCGAGCCGGCCGCCCCGGATGGTGTTCTGCATTACGAGACATTGCGCGATGCCGCCGACCCGGCCGATGCCGGCCCCGATCCGATGCCGGGTGACATCGCCGCCTGCTTCCACACCGGCGGCACCACCGGCCTGCCCAAGATCGCCCCGCTCACCCATTACAACCTCGCCTGCATGAGCCTGATCGCCGGCTTCGGCGCCGGTCTCAGGTCCGGCGACAGGCTGACCAACGGCATGCCGCTGTTCCATGTCGGTGCGCTGGTGATGGGGGCGCTGGCCCCGTTTGCCCATGGCTGCGAAGTGGTCCATCTGGGCCGGCGCGGCTATCGCGACCCGGCGGTCATGGCCGGGCTCTGGGACATCTTCGGCCGGGCGCGGCCCGATATCGCCATCGGCCCGCCGACCGTGGTCGCCGCAGCGACCCAGAGCTTTGCCGGCACCGCCGGGAAGACCGGCCTGCGCGCCTGGATCTCGTCGGCCTCCTCCCTGCCGGCCGAGGTGCACCGGCGCTTCACCGACCGCACCGGCGTGCCGATCAAAGAGGCCTGGGGGCTGACCGAGGCGACGCTGGTGCTGACCTATATGCCGCCCGACGGCGAAAGCCGCCCGGGCTCGGTCGGGCTACGCCTGCCCTGGTGCGAGCTTCAGGTGGCCCGGGTGGCCGATGGCCGGGTGATCGGGTTTCTGCCCCGCGGCACCGCCGGATCGATCATCGCCCGCTCGCCCTCGGTCTTTCCGGGCTATCTCGACCCCGCCGCCAACCGGGGCGTGCTGCTCGACGGCGGCTGGCTCGACACCGGCGACATCGGTGTCATGGATGCCGACGGCTTCCTGACCATCACCGGCCGGGCCAAGGACGTGATCATACGCGGCGGCCACAACATCGATCCGGCGCTGATCGAGGAACCGCTCAACGCCCATCCCGATGTGGCACTGGGAGCCGCGGTCGGCCTGCCCGATGCCCGGCTGGGCGAGGTGCCGGTCGCCTTCGTCACGCTCACCCGCGGCCGCAACCGCACCGGTGCCGACATTCTGGCCGAAATCGCCCCGACCATTGCCGAGCGCGCCGCCATCCCGCGCTGGATCGAGGTTCTGCCCGCCCTGCCGATGACGGCGGTCGGCAAGGTCCACAAGCCCGGCCTGCGGCGCGAGGCCTGCCGCCGCGCCGCGGCCGCCAGCCTGGGGCTCGATCCCGACCGGATCGGCACGGACGAGCTGCCCGGCGGGCGGATCGCCGTGATCCTGCCCTTTGCCGCCGGCAGCACCGCCTTCGACCAGGCGGCCGCCACGCTTTCAGGGCTCGGGCTCGACGCCCGGCCATCCCCCGCCCCCGCGCCTGAGGAACCCCGTCCTTGAGCATCCTCGACATCGACCATCTGATGATCAAG
Above is a genomic segment from Tistrella mobilis containing:
- a CDS encoding M48 family metalloprotease — encoded protein: MTRTRRPVLALAGSALLLTGCVNGGINVPGLSDDSISGMKAPLIATAQFDASLPSSAGDPRPPRTLYFSGAADDVGTNYWRQEQDKVPIPEASRVIPDAKIQAYLRSILLRLLAVAPPGAPDVQVHLLASSGYQAMARPDGDIYVSINVLAQAESEDEVAMMLGHELGHLLLRHHDKDKLFKEQRDATTMAAGAFVLSTVFKSQVEAGSGGLTGSQKAGLQRDANTVMATKWALDFIGNDVVGAAWNRQQENDADLLGIDLISRAGYAPLVAQYGLEKIAAGEKARGTMTERLQKLADERTKRVEAEMQAAWSSGNMTVIPVIGATLDAGTDVGREIVDAVSGRYASGEERLQRSWDYNDKFYTDAPDTPHPGYDEIKTSLGIKDMNNAYAGVIEALFALPEGRYDDAEARLKAGYGIDRIGDHPLPRMVEALIHQGRGRDAAALQALQQIDPNLPMPIEGYTMKATLEASKPAGMNRWQAITAAPSKGKAKSKPQPAGNPLVTLETAQAIYGLEAVQPTRIAVLARMGDKAQARAAYDACQNLSEITRKQCSTTAVAVQVAEAEQPVIPLPDAAAAPAETKGPSLRSLLGFGG
- a CDS encoding type 2 periplasmic-binding domain-containing protein; protein product: MTPGRIRASGARRSAIAALLLAAGLAATARAEDAAYITIATAAPDGAYHRLGLDTCRMINRRCAGRGLRCVVEPTNGTGDNLLHIAAGHVDLAFAQLDGVVRDQPDAILVSERGRCTTHTGGNAPEDDRVLTGTEEALFILRRVEAGDQASPPDLATLLQMPGTLVSLGPAGSGTRNLAEALLAYLGIGLPAGREVALPADLQIPALCRQDVDIVFRMLAPARAALLLNAPRGGCQLQLIPVPADDPPDAPPLTRAVGVERRVITLSDLPEGDMTVMTVTAPMVVLASPGLCAAGGGQLPPLLREAVSATMGAGPSPETARPAATPAGYAAGP
- a CDS encoding M20 aminoacylase family protein; amino-acid sequence: MQIIRDLADLNETHTAWRRDLHAHPEIGFQEHRTAAFVADRLAEAGFEVTTGIAGTGVVGRISTGAGGSIGLRADMDALPMDEGPGPDERPWASRHPGLFHGCGHDGHTTCLLAAARHLARSRSFRGTLTVIFQPAEEGLGGGARMVEEGLFDRFPCEAVFGFHNMPLLPLGTASVRPGPAMASFDEFKVVMTGRGGHAGMPHTTRDPALALAEATCSLQGLVSREVNANSAAVLSVTQIHVGTTHNVVADQGWLGGTVRALDEEARAIVEAGLGRTVAGVAAARGVTATVDYRRGYPVLVNDPAETARAAAVLADLYGGNFRPDFPPLMAAEDFAFMLQKRPGAYLLFGQGGEGGCMVHNPNYDFDDRLIPMVATALVRLVENRLPAAG
- a CDS encoding MarR family winged helix-turn-helix transcriptional regulator; amino-acid sequence: MASGRDGDREERVVLRGDELERFRQVNLGRLLDEVHMGFDRRALRYLRESGYPMLNAAHTHVLRTMRFEGSTITDMAARAGISKQAMSKLVAAFEEQGFVALAPDPADARSRIVTVTEDGRRLLSLGIQALKRAEADIARVIGGDRLDQLIELLAAAREAGSPDDEAPASAYRRRRS
- a CDS encoding type 2 periplasmic-binding domain-containing protein, coding for MRRYAFAPRRATRALISGAALAVLSLGLPAAGPATAATFTYGSGVPERSSANQQGVLPILADITRATDGRVAFTPILGGQLVSIANGFDGIRDGVVDAGFFIGQLTGSQLPYSSLIAEMTGLGGDPYATMGAINEIFFVGCQNCRDEVKMAGIVPILMQSASPLAMMCTKPAATAADLAGRRVSVVGSPEARWATALGMTPVRSTITDILPALQLGQSDCTLLGMAWIRSYGLQDTVTSVIEMPQGIIAGAVPIAFNRKSWEKISKEDRAAIVKLMPAAVWNYVTDAYITQDAQVKASLADKVTFSPGDADMKSRWTGFQDGEVAALKALARDRGLADGDAVVDRMVATFRIWHERLLPQFQGDRAKFEQILNERVFSKYPF
- a CDS encoding zinc-binding dehydrogenase, which translates into the protein MKAVYFEAHGPLDALTYGEIADPAVPAGWVKVKVGACALNYLDVFSRRGMPGIKVELPGITGGDCAGMVAETGDGVTGWAPGDRVLINPAFVDDQSGHFEMMGETRRGAMAEYCICRADQLIPVPDHVSDEAAAALPVAYGTAYRMLFTRGGLKAGETILILGASGGVGTACLLLAKMAGAHVVAAAGSPDKCRRLTELGADETIDYSAEAIDAYTRKRTGSLFRGGGWDVVVNFTGGDSWVPSLRAVKRGGRLLTCGATAGFDPKTDIRFIFMAEMSILGSTGFTKEDIAACLDLVAAGRLDPVIDKVLPLSEGREGVRLLEDREVFGKVIIKPGLDA
- a CDS encoding AMP-binding protein, with translation MTADAHAGRPRHLPPFRTLADVEALERDPIDDHLTGRTMTAVLAHAARTHGGRIAASYLADPADPDGVAEEIGFAAFFARAMQAAAVFRSLGLTRRDVVACLLPALPQTVEIGWGAAHAGITMPVNPFLEPAIIGAMLGRAGACILCIEGPSGRDGTWEKLPAILAAAPGIRHVLVVGEPAAPDGVLHYETLRDAADPADAGPDPMPGDIAACFHTGGTTGLPKIAPLTHYNLACMSLIAGFGAGLRSGDRLTNGMPLFHVGALVMGALAPFAHGCEVVHLGRRGYRDPAVMAGLWDIFGRARPDIAIGPPTVVAAATQSFAGTAGKTGLRAWISSASSLPAEVHRRFTDRTGVPIKEAWGLTEATLVLTYMPPDGESRPGSVGLRLPWCELQVARVADGRVIGFLPRGTAGSIIARSPSVFPGYLDPAANRGVLLDGGWLDTGDIGVMDADGFLTITGRAKDVIIRGGHNIDPALIEEPLNAHPDVALGAAVGLPDARLGEVPVAFVTLTRGRNRTGADILAEIAPTIAERAAIPRWIEVLPALPMTAVGKVHKPGLRREACRRAAAASLGLDPDRIGTDELPGGRIAVILPFAAGSTAFDQAAATLSGLGLDARPSPAPAPEEPRP